From one Mytilus edulis chromosome 1, xbMytEdul2.2, whole genome shotgun sequence genomic stretch:
- the LOC139496722 gene encoding translation initiation factor eIF2 assembly protein-like isoform X1 produces the protein MKVDEVLQCSFPSWYNKFKDITIKSYMIPLPQEFIDYLHADGIVLPAESITASALESNEDNVGGEELDVDWDDDGGPIAEEPSFPEFETTIKNKIKSCGGRVFPKLNWSSPQDATWISFDKTLKCTCPSDIYLLLKSSEFITHDLTQPFCKCEDYDEDSSDITVKYHLILRQWQDLNPAAEFRCYVRNNQLLAISQRHHSIYYEHIMDQREDIVADIKSFFYHMVSSKFTCANYSFDVYRRDKGKLLLIDFNPFGSVTDSLMFTWKELEESESLESTGTDSVDFPAFRCVARPEGVQPSPFATCGVPRDIIDLATGQDPYKLMDLLKLKVQTQNEESSDEEEDTSTTPTT, from the exons ctATATGATTCCACTTCCTCAAGAATTCATTGATTACCTTCATGCTGATGGAATTGTTCTCCCAGCAGA GTCAATAACAGCCAGTGCACTGGAAAGTAATGAAGACAATGTGGGAGGAGAAGAG CTTGATGTAGACTGGGATGATGATGGTGGACCAATAGCAGAG GAGCCCAGTTTTCCAGAATTTGAAACAACTATTAAAAACAAGATTAAATCATGTGGCGGGAGAGTCTTTCCAAAGTTAAATTGGAGTTCTCCACAG GATGCTACCTGGATATCATTTGATAAAACATTGAAGTGTACATGTCCTAGTGACATATATCTCTTGCTTAAAAGTTCAGAGTTCATCACCCATGATTTAACACAACC attttgtaaATGTGAAGATTACGATGAAGACAGTAGTGATATTACAGTAAAATATCATTTAATCCTAAGACAATGGCAAGATTTAAATCCTGCAGCAGAATTTAGATGTTATGTCAGAAATAACCAGTTATTAG CTATTTCACAACGTCATCACTCAATATACTATGAACATATTATGGATCAGAGAGAAGATATTGTAGCAGACATAAAGTCATTTTTCTATCATATGGTATCCTCAAAATTTACATGTGCAAATT ATAGTTTTGATGTTTATAGAAGAGACAAG GGGAAATTATTGCTGATTGATTTCAATCCATTTGGTAGTGTAACAGATAGTTTAATGTTTACCTGGAAAGAACTGGAGGAGTCTGAATCATTAGAGAGTACTGGTACAGATAGTGTTGAT TTTCCAGCATTTAGATGTGTAGCAAGACCAGAAGGTGTACAGCCAAGTCCATTTGCAACATGTGGTGTTCCTAGAGATATTATTGATCTAGCTACTGGTCAAGATCCTTACAAACTTATGGATTTACTTAAACTG AAAGTACAAACACAGAATGAAGAATCATCTGATGAAGAAGAAGACACCAGTACAACACCAACAACTTGA
- the LOC139496722 gene encoding translation initiation factor eIF2 assembly protein-like isoform X2, with the protein MIPLPQEFIDYLHADGIVLPAESITASALESNEDNVGGEELDVDWDDDGGPIAEEPSFPEFETTIKNKIKSCGGRVFPKLNWSSPQDATWISFDKTLKCTCPSDIYLLLKSSEFITHDLTQPFCKCEDYDEDSSDITVKYHLILRQWQDLNPAAEFRCYVRNNQLLAISQRHHSIYYEHIMDQREDIVADIKSFFYHMVSSKFTCANYSFDVYRRDKGKLLLIDFNPFGSVTDSLMFTWKELEESESLESTGTDSVDFPAFRCVARPEGVQPSPFATCGVPRDIIDLATGQDPYKLMDLLKLKVQTQNEESSDEEEDTSTTPTT; encoded by the exons ATGATTCCACTTCCTCAAGAATTCATTGATTACCTTCATGCTGATGGAATTGTTCTCCCAGCAGA GTCAATAACAGCCAGTGCACTGGAAAGTAATGAAGACAATGTGGGAGGAGAAGAG CTTGATGTAGACTGGGATGATGATGGTGGACCAATAGCAGAG GAGCCCAGTTTTCCAGAATTTGAAACAACTATTAAAAACAAGATTAAATCATGTGGCGGGAGAGTCTTTCCAAAGTTAAATTGGAGTTCTCCACAG GATGCTACCTGGATATCATTTGATAAAACATTGAAGTGTACATGTCCTAGTGACATATATCTCTTGCTTAAAAGTTCAGAGTTCATCACCCATGATTTAACACAACC attttgtaaATGTGAAGATTACGATGAAGACAGTAGTGATATTACAGTAAAATATCATTTAATCCTAAGACAATGGCAAGATTTAAATCCTGCAGCAGAATTTAGATGTTATGTCAGAAATAACCAGTTATTAG CTATTTCACAACGTCATCACTCAATATACTATGAACATATTATGGATCAGAGAGAAGATATTGTAGCAGACATAAAGTCATTTTTCTATCATATGGTATCCTCAAAATTTACATGTGCAAATT ATAGTTTTGATGTTTATAGAAGAGACAAG GGGAAATTATTGCTGATTGATTTCAATCCATTTGGTAGTGTAACAGATAGTTTAATGTTTACCTGGAAAGAACTGGAGGAGTCTGAATCATTAGAGAGTACTGGTACAGATAGTGTTGAT TTTCCAGCATTTAGATGTGTAGCAAGACCAGAAGGTGTACAGCCAAGTCCATTTGCAACATGTGGTGTTCCTAGAGATATTATTGATCTAGCTACTGGTCAAGATCCTTACAAACTTATGGATTTACTTAAACTG AAAGTACAAACACAGAATGAAGAATCATCTGATGAAGAAGAAGACACCAGTACAACACCAACAACTTGA